Part of the Paenibacillus terrae HPL-003 genome is shown below.
TCGACACCATGTTGATGATCAGGAAAAATGCTATTCCCAAGGCGGATGCCGCCAAGCCGCAAGCGAACAGATAAGGAGTTTGCAGACGGGTTGCCGCAACGGTAATCCCGTATCCGAGTCCACCCTGTCCGCCGCCAATGCCTGCAATGTATTCACCCACGATCGCTCCGACAACCGAACTGGAGCATGAAATTTTCAGCCCCGCCATAATGTACGGGAGCGCCGCCGGAAATCGCAGCTTCCAGATTGTCTGCAGCTTGCTCGCATTATACAAATAGAATAAATTTTTCATATTCTGATCCGTTGAGTTCAATCCGATAAGTGTATTCGATAAAATCGGGAAAAAGCTGATCAGGAATGAGATGATCACAATGGCATTGATTCCCGCTCCGAACCAGATCACAATGATCGGCGCTACCGCTACGACCGGAATAGTTTGCAGAATAATGGCGTACGGATATACGCTTTTTTCCACCGTTTTGGACAGCGCCAGCAGAATGGCTAATGAAATACCGAGCACTACACTGATCGCAAAACCGATCAACGCCTCTACAATGGTTGTGCTTACCGACGTAATCAGATTTGTGCTATTCTCGGCCGCCGCCGCCGCAATATCGGATGGCTTGGGCAAAATATACGGAGGCATTCCGATCATCCGCACGATCATCTCCCATCCGCCGATAAACAGGACAAACACGACTAATGGCGGCAGAACTTTCTTCAGTAGGCTCAGGACCTGATTCTCGCCTGCCGGATAACCGCTGCGGGCATTCCCCTTCCCGGAAGCCCGGATACCTGCCGCCGTTTCAACGGCTGGATTAGCTGCCATATCTTCCATTTTTTCCACCCCTCTCATTTTGGCTATCAATGCTTCAGCACAGCGGACACGCTGCGTACATATTCACCGAATTCAGGACGGGTCCGGAATTCATCATCCCTCGGATAAGCAAACGGAATATCGATGAAATCCGAAATTTTTCCGGGACGGGGCGTCATCACCACTACTTTTGTCGATAGAAACACACTTTCAAACACGTTATGCGTAATGAACAGAACCGACATCTTTTTGTCCTGTTCCCAAATATTCAGTAGTTCATCCTGCAGCGTCTGCCTGGTAATTTCATCAAGGGCGCCAAACGGTTCATCCATTAACAGCAACTTGGGTCTGGATATCAACGCTCGCGCAATCGATACCCTCATCTTCATTCCCCCTGACAGCTCACGGGGCAGCACCTTCATATATTCCTTCAGGCCTACCAGCTCAAGAACCCGCTCCCCTTCGGTGATACGCTCCTTCCTGGATATGCCGCGCAAGGTAAGAGGCATGGTAACATTATCAATCAGCTTGGCCCATGGCAGCAGGGTATGCTCCTGAAACACAAAGGCAATCTCGTTCTGCTTGCGCGCTTCCTTCGGTGAGGTGCCCAGCACGGACAGATGACCCGAGGTCGGTTCCGTCAAACCGGCAATCATATTAAAAATGGTCGATTTACCGCAACCGGAAGGGCCGACAAAACAGAGAAATTCCCCTTCCCCCACATGCAGATCCGCATGCTGCACAGCTACAGTGCCATTGGGGTAGATTTTGCCGACATCATCGATAACAAGCATGGAGCGGCTGTCCTTTTCGGCCGCAGCCTGTTGATTTTGGGTAAGCTGCATCTGAATCCCCTCTTCTCTTTGAAGTTGTGTCCTATCATAAAGCTAAAAAATATGAATGTAAATATTCCTTACACATTTTTGGCTTTTAATCTAACGATATGGGCTTCTCATTGGTTTAAAAACAAAATTATTAGTAATTTGTGTTAACTTATATAACATTAAAAAGATAAAAAGGATTGCAGAAATTCGACAAAAGCCTATATAATTGCTTAAAAAGTTACCTCGTGTCCGGGACCTGAATTATATACGCATCATGGGAGTGATTTAATATGCATTTAACTGTAGAAGATGCCTTGACGGTCTATCCGTTATCGGAAGGGAAGCTGGCCGCCGGTAAAAAGGGGATTTTCCGAACAATCAGCTCCATTAATTTGATGGATGCGCCGGATGTGATCAATTGGATGAAAGAAGGGGAGCTGCTGCTGACTACGGCTTATGCGATCAGGGATTCACCCGAGGAATTTGTCAATTTGCTGCAAAAGCTGAATGAACGCGGAGCCTCCGGGCTTGGCATCAAGCTTGGCCGCTACTGGGCGGAAATTCCAGAGATTGCCCTGGTTGAAGCCGATCGGTTGGGCTTCCCCCTAATTGAGCTCCCTTTTGAATTCACCTTCTCCGAGCAGATCACCGCTCTCTTCCAATCCGAGTTCCAACGCGATACCCGCAGGCTGAATGAATTGCTTGAAACGCAGAAGAAGCTGGTTGATTTTGCGATGCAGGCGGATGAGTACACCAATTATTTTCAAAGCATCACAAGCATTTTGGGGCGTCCTGTAGCCATCGTCACCTCTGAGGGACAGACCTTGTATAACGTGACACACTGTTCTGAAATGGAGCTGTTGAGCGACTGGCCCTGGCATCAGGACAATCGGTTTTATAAGGCAGCCAACAACTTGTTGTATCGGGTCCCCTTGCTGAAAAATGGAAAATCATACGGTTACTTGCTTGTTCAGACCGAAAATCTGCTGGAAGTACATGATATGGAGGGCATTTTTCACCAGGCTGCCGTTATTCTTTCCTATCATCTGGAGGTCATCCGAAATCAGGAGACTTCTGCGGCAGACAGTCGTCTTGGCGCGACTATGGAGCGTTACTTGAAGGGAAACGCCTCCCGGAAAACGGTGCTCGAATTTGCCGAAGCGTTGGGAAGCACATTTTGGAGCACTCCCTACGTGTGCATGATATTATCCTCCACAGGAGCTGATGCGTGGGACCATGAGAGTCAGCGCCGCAGACTGAGGGAGATTCAGGATAAGCTTCAGGACCATCCAAAAACGTCCTCCTTGGAGTCCCATCATTTCTATGTGATGAACCGCGTATATTCCCTCTTTCCCATTCCGGAAGAGGAGGCCAAAGAACGCAGGCAGTATGAGAATTCTGCACGTTTGTATACGGATATGATGCATGCATGGGACCACGGAGCAGGAGCAAGGACATGTTTTATCAGTAAAGTGAGAATGGGTATGGAGGAGTTCATCGACGGCTTCCGGGAGTGTGGGGAGGCCGAGAGAATCAGCACGGAGCTCGGTTTAAGCGAACCGGTTGTCATGTTTGCCGACCTGGAATTCATTTATCTATTCAAGCATATTCCGCAGGAGGTCATGTTCAGGTACTGCTCTTATTTGTTCCGTCCACTGCTGGATAAGGACGAGGAATACGCCAGCGAGATGATGCACACGCTTGAAGCCTATTTCGCCAACAACGGCCAGGTGAATGAAACCGCACGTGAGCTATTTATCCATCGCAATACGGTGCTGTACAGGCTGGAGAAAATTTCGGGGCTGCTGAATCTGGATTTGAAGAACACCGATCATCTACTGCTATTAAAGCTGGGGCTTATGTTTAAGCATTTGATGCCGACCGACAAATAGGCTTGATTTAAAAATAGCTACAAGAAGGGTATCCCACAGAAGCCTACCGGCTGCGGAATACCCTTTTTTGCCTCTTATCCACGTAAAACCTTCCAGGATTATCAAAACTGATATGCATAGGATCGGTCCCACTCCTCCCGGTGCGTAGGATATCAAGGCTTTAATCATACTATTCTCATTTTTTTGTTGAATTCACTTCCTTGTTCACTCTCCTATATTGAACTTATAAATGGTGCGAGGGCATGATCGTACACTCCGTTCTTTCTACCAGAACCGATGTTACTGCTCTTTTCCACCCAGCATAATTAACCTCGCGTTGTTCAATCTCCATCTTAGAATCATAAATGTTGCCAAGACCTGATTGACTTACAATTTCTTTCGCTGAACTCCACCATCCTGTATAAATCCCTCCCAAATACATTGATCCCAGCGCCGATACCTCAGCGATCCCCGATTTAATCACTTGGGTTCCAAGCATATCCGCCTGAAATTGCATAAGTGTTGCATTACCCGATGCTCCTCCATCGACGTATAGTTTATTCAGGTTAATTCCCGAGCTGGATTGCATAAGAATTACCGCATCCTTAACCTGATAAGCTATACTCTCCAGCGCCGCTCTAACGATATGACCTTTTCTTGTACTCCTATTTATTCCGGTAATCGCTGCTCTTGCATGTGAATCCCAGTAAGGTGCCCCCAGTCCCACAAAAGCAGGTACAAGGTATACGCCTTCACACGCCGGAGTTTCCTTCGATAATACTTCCATTTCTTCAAATGTGCTAAACAATCCCATATTATCACGTAACCAGTTCAGACTATCGCCTGTCGTACGGATTACAGCTTCCAGCGCATATGTGATTTTCCCACTCATTCCCCAAGCAATGGCTGCCACGAGTCCTCGTTCAGAAGCATGGCAATGCTCACCCACATTCATCATCACGGAGGTTCCTGTTCCAAAAGTAGCTTTAGCACTTCCGATTTCGAAACAGTGATTACCGAATAATGCAGCCTGTGAATCACCAATAATTCCTGTAATCGGTATTTCAAGGCCGAAAAATCCCGAAGGATCCGTATATCCGAAACATTCGTCAGAGTTTTTCACTTCAGGCAAGATACTGATTGGAACCTTAAAAAGCGCACATAACTCTTCATCCCATTGCAGGGTATGGATATTGAAGAGTGATGTCCTGCTAGCGTTTGTGTAATCAGTAGCATGTGTTTTGCCCCCTGTCAGCTTCCAAAGCAGCCAGCTATCGATCGTTCCCGCAAGCAGTCTTCCCTGCAGCAGCTTTTCGGCAGCTGCAGGAATATGCTGCAATATCCAACTCCATTTACTTGCTGAAAAATAAGGGTCCAGCAACAATCCAGCTTTACTCTGAATCAACTTTTCAAAACCTGCATTCTTCAGAACTTCACAGGTATCCGCAGTCCGTTGACACTGCCATACAATGGCCGGATGAACGGGAAGGCCTGTTACAGCATCCCAGATTACAGCTGTTTCTCTTTGATTTGTGATAGTTAGTGCTGCAAGCTTATCAGGAGTAATACCTCCTATTTCCAACACACTTAGTGCTGCAAGCATTACATTATCATAAATTTCAATCGGGTTATGCTCTACCCATCCCGGTTGAGGATAGATCTGAGTATGGGGAAAGGACGTTTTGGCTATAATTTCACCTGCACAATTGAATAGTATAGCTTTGGTTCCAGAAGTACTTTGATCTATCGTCAGAATAAATTGCTTCTTCATCAGACCGTTCCTGCCTTGCCGATCATATCAAGCGCGATTTGCTTGATATTTTGCTGCGTAATGCCATAATGCTCAAATACCTCGGCCGTTTTCCCGGCAATGGCTGGTTCATCTGGAATTCCGAGTATTTTTATAGGAACCGGATGATTCTGAACAACAACTTCAGCCACAGCGGCACCAAGTCCACCATGAATGCTATGCTCTTCAACAGTGATGATGCGGCCCGTTTCACGTGCAGCCATAAGAATGGCTTCTTTATCCAGCGGCTTGATCGTATGCATGTTCAGAACACGCGCCGATACCCCCTCATCTGCAAGTGCGTTTGCAGCATCTAGTGCAATCCGCACCGTCTCACCGGTACCGATAATAGTCAACTCTGTACCTTTTTTGAGAGTTACAGCTTTACCGATTTCAAACGAATAATCATCGGATTCATACACATCTTCCACAGGATTTCGACCAATCCGCACATAAACCCCGCCGTTATATTTTACCAGGGCTTCGGTCAGCTTTTTGGTCTCGTGACGGTCGGCTGGCAGAATAATCGCCAGGCCCGGGATGGCTCTTGCAACAGCAATGTCCTGTACGGAGTGATGTGACATGCCTAGTGCTCCGTAACTGATCCCGCCGCTGATTCCAATCAGCTTCACATTGGTCCGCGAATAGGCAACGTCTACCTTGACTTGTTCGATACTGCGCATGCTAAGAAAGCAGGCCGGTGAAGTCACAAATGGTTTTTTACCGCTATGAGCCAGTCCGGCAGACATACCAACAATATTTTGTTCCGCGATCCCCACTTCGACAAATTGTTCCGGGAACGTGTTAGCAAAAGGAGCCATCGCTGCAGAACCTCGGGAATCACTGGCGAGTACCATGATGTCGCGATCGTCTCTGGCCAAGTCCAACAGCGTGTCACATATCACCTGGCGGTTGGGAATTTTATTCATCATTAATGCACCTGTCCTTCCTGTGTCAGTTGTTGAATCGTTCCCTGCAATTCCGCAAGTGCAAGCTTCAGTTCCTCATCATTCAGAACATGGTGATGCCAGGCTGGAACGTTCTCGGCAAAGGATACGCCCTTTCCTTTGATCGTGTTCGCCATAATTAGCGTTGGCTTGCCGGACGCTTCTGGTACAGCGTGAAAGGCTTGCAGCAGTTGTTCTATATCGTTGCCGTCAACGGCGACAACGTTCCAGCCAAATGCTGCCCATTTCTCTTCCAGCGGTTCCAATCCCATTACTTCTTCCGTAGATCCGCTGATTTGCAATCTATTGCGATCAATAATGCCGACCAGATTATCCAATTTGTAATGAGAGCCTGCCATAGCGGCCTCCCAGTTAGAACCCTCAGCCTGTTCTCCGTCTCCCATCAGACAGAACACACGATATGGACGGTTATCGCGCTTGGCTGCCAATGCCATCCCTACCGAAATCGGTAATCCGTGGCCTAGAGCGCCAGTATTCATCTCGATACCAGGAACCTTGTTGTTGGGGTGCCCGATCAACCGGGTGCCAAACTGGCTGTAGGTTTCGAGCTCTTCTTTTGGGAAAAAACCCAAGTCTGCCAAGACACACCAAAGTGATTCAACGGAATGCCCTTTACTGGCGATGAACCGATCGCGGTCCTCCCATTGCGGACGGGCCGGATCGATGTTCATAACGTCATAGTATAATGCCGTCAAAATGTCTGTATTGCTCAATGACCCCCCGGTGTGTCCTGTCTGTGCACGGTGAATAATGGTCAGCAGCTCCATGCGGATCTGGGCTGCTTTTACTTTCAATTCCTGGATGTCCATTGTGATCCTCCTTAAGGAATGTTTTTCTTCGTTGCTCATCTTGTTAACCAGACGTGGAGTTATTAACGGAGGCTGGAACGATTCCGGGCAAGGTCAGATCCTCTCAGCCAGCTTTGAATTTCCTGTTCTGTTGGATCTACCGGGTCTGGCGTCAAGCCGGGAATATAATTGCATGCTTCGTATATGGCCGGAATTACATTGGCATGGATGCCCACGGAATGATGAACGTAAGGTCCCTTGACCAGTTTTTCCTCCCACAGTGGCCAGTCGTTCACTTCGACCCAGACATAGGAGCCACGAGTGTAGGGACCTTCAATCCCCCGAGCACGTCCAAGAAACATGGAATATTCACCATGATCACCATCAAATCGGGCAATGGTCATCTGTCCACCGCGGATCTCCCCTTCGTGTGTTCCCGGTGAATGATCGTCGAAGAGAAAATGTTTGCGCAATTTTGGTTTATTTTCCACAGAGAGAGATACCGGGAAATTGCCGCAGTGAAAAAGAAGCTCACCGTTGTCGTTTTCAGGATGACGAACGGTAATATCGGCGAAGAAAGTAGGCATGGTGTTCATCGTTGCCGCCTGTACCATAATGGAGGTAATGGCTCCATGAATATCCGTTTCACATGTGACCGGAATTTGCTCATCCGTCAGGATGGCGTTAGCCAAACATGGCATGATCGACATAACATCCTGTAGAGATGACCAACATTGAATTGCAATAGCACTGCTTCCCGTTTCCTGGGCAAACGACTTCATAGCCACTTTCAATGCGGCGATTCGTCTGATATCGTCTTCCGTTACTTCACTGTAGT
Proteins encoded:
- a CDS encoding transketolase yields the protein MDIQELKVKAAQIRMELLTIIHRAQTGHTGGSLSNTDILTALYYDVMNIDPARPQWEDRDRFIASKGHSVESLWCVLADLGFFPKEELETYSQFGTRLIGHPNNKVPGIEMNTGALGHGLPISVGMALAAKRDNRPYRVFCLMGDGEQAEGSNWEAAMAGSHYKLDNLVGIIDRNRLQISGSTEEVMGLEPLEEKWAAFGWNVVAVDGNDIEQLLQAFHAVPEASGKPTLIMANTIKGKGVSFAENVPAWHHHVLNDEELKLALAELQGTIQQLTQEGQVH
- a CDS encoding ABC transporter permease, which translates into the protein MEDMAANPAVETAAGIRASGKGNARSGYPAGENQVLSLLKKVLPPLVVFVLFIGGWEMIVRMIGMPPYILPKPSDIAAAAAENSTNLITSVSTTIVEALIGFAISVVLGISLAILLALSKTVEKSVYPYAIILQTIPVVAVAPIIVIWFGAGINAIVIISFLISFFPILSNTLIGLNSTDQNMKNLFYLYNASKLQTIWKLRFPAALPYIMAGLKISCSSSVVGAIVGEYIAGIGGGQGGLGYGITVAATRLQTPYLFACGLAASALGIAFFLIINMVSNKLLKSWHESAMK
- a CDS encoding transketolase family protein, with translation MNKIPNRQVICDTLLDLARDDRDIMVLASDSRGSAAMAPFANTFPEQFVEVGIAEQNIVGMSAGLAHSGKKPFVTSPACFLSMRSIEQVKVDVAYSRTNVKLIGISGGISYGALGMSHHSVQDIAVARAIPGLAIILPADRHETKKLTEALVKYNGGVYVRIGRNPVEDVYESDDYSFEIGKAVTLKKGTELTIIGTGETVRIALDAANALADEGVSARVLNMHTIKPLDKEAILMAARETGRIITVEEHSIHGGLGAAVAEVVVQNHPVPIKILGIPDEPAIAGKTAEVFEHYGITQQNIKQIALDMIGKAGTV
- a CDS encoding ABC transporter ATP-binding protein, with protein sequence MQLTQNQQAAAEKDSRSMLVIDDVGKIYPNGTVAVQHADLHVGEGEFLCFVGPSGCGKSTIFNMIAGLTEPTSGHLSVLGTSPKEARKQNEIAFVFQEHTLLPWAKLIDNVTMPLTLRGISRKERITEGERVLELVGLKEYMKVLPRELSGGMKMRVSIARALISRPKLLLMDEPFGALDEITRQTLQDELLNIWEQDKKMSVLFITHNVFESVFLSTKVVVMTPRPGKISDFIDIPFAYPRDDEFRTRPEFGEYVRSVSAVLKH
- a CDS encoding L-fucose/L-arabinose isomerase family protein, yielding MKKLKLGYAPTRRFIFSAEDAFKYKMEIRKQIESFGMDIDIVDLEGLNEEGLLYDDHINADLIIKRFKDEEVDAVFFPHCNFGTEDTVARVGKAIGKPVLLWGPRDEAPLADGMRLRDTQCGIFATGKVLRRFNVPFTYVTNSWVNDPVFERGFTNFVAAANVVRQFKSLRILQIGPRPASFWTMMCNEGELLERFGIEIHPITLVDIQLRTKKIASSNNAELLETMDYIKQKLDYSEVTEDDIRRIAALKVAMKSFAQETGSSAIAIQCWSSLQDVMSIMPCLANAILTDEQIPVTCETDIHGAITSIMVQAATMNTMPTFFADITVRHPENDNGELLFHCGNFPVSLSVENKPKLRKHFLFDDHSPGTHEGEIRGGQMTIARFDGDHGEYSMFLGRARGIEGPYTRGSYVWVEVNDWPLWEEKLVKGPYVHHSVGIHANVIPAIYEACNYIPGLTPDPVDPTEQEIQSWLRGSDLARNRSSLR
- the glpK gene encoding glycerol kinase GlpK gives rise to the protein MKKQFILTIDQSTSGTKAILFNCAGEIIAKTSFPHTQIYPQPGWVEHNPIEIYDNVMLAALSVLEIGGITPDKLAALTITNQRETAVIWDAVTGLPVHPAIVWQCQRTADTCEVLKNAGFEKLIQSKAGLLLDPYFSASKWSWILQHIPAAAEKLLQGRLLAGTIDSWLLWKLTGGKTHATDYTNASRTSLFNIHTLQWDEELCALFKVPISILPEVKNSDECFGYTDPSGFFGLEIPITGIIGDSQAALFGNHCFEIGSAKATFGTGTSVMMNVGEHCHASERGLVAAIAWGMSGKITYALEAVIRTTGDSLNWLRDNMGLFSTFEEMEVLSKETPACEGVYLVPAFVGLGAPYWDSHARAAITGINRSTRKGHIVRAALESIAYQVKDAVILMQSSSGINLNKLYVDGGASGNATLMQFQADMLGTQVIKSGIAEVSALGSMYLGGIYTGWWSSAKEIVSQSGLGNIYDSKMEIEQREVNYAGWKRAVTSVLVERTECTIMPSHHL
- a CDS encoding PucR family transcriptional regulator gives rise to the protein MHLTVEDALTVYPLSEGKLAAGKKGIFRTISSINLMDAPDVINWMKEGELLLTTAYAIRDSPEEFVNLLQKLNERGASGLGIKLGRYWAEIPEIALVEADRLGFPLIELPFEFTFSEQITALFQSEFQRDTRRLNELLETQKKLVDFAMQADEYTNYFQSITSILGRPVAIVTSEGQTLYNVTHCSEMELLSDWPWHQDNRFYKAANNLLYRVPLLKNGKSYGYLLVQTENLLEVHDMEGIFHQAAVILSYHLEVIRNQETSAADSRLGATMERYLKGNASRKTVLEFAEALGSTFWSTPYVCMILSSTGADAWDHESQRRRLREIQDKLQDHPKTSSLESHHFYVMNRVYSLFPIPEEEAKERRQYENSARLYTDMMHAWDHGAGARTCFISKVRMGMEEFIDGFRECGEAERISTELGLSEPVVMFADLEFIYLFKHIPQEVMFRYCSYLFRPLLDKDEEYASEMMHTLEAYFANNGQVNETARELFIHRNTVLYRLEKISGLLNLDLKNTDHLLLLKLGLMFKHLMPTDK